In a single window of the Litorilituus sediminis genome:
- a CDS encoding DUF3570 domain-containing protein → MLTLATTALLGGVTNEAEATESKLLEDWQFDSAFLYYSEADRVTAAELIISGTKVFKNDEVLNLKATIDTLSGASANGAVAQPDIQTFTRPSGQGQYSIQANNTPLDDTFKDTRVQLNAQWTQPIAQDYTYSIGGHLSKEFDYLSLGFNNSLAIDFNKKNTTLALGFSYFYDVWSPIGGLPKPLASMLIGDSDDPQWDEEFAKTRMGSSDSKTTADFLLGFTQIINRRMLVQFNYSLSHVDGYLTDPFKIVSQVNTEGYVQDYRYEHRPDKRVKQTVYGQTKYHFDSAIVDFSYRYLWDDWQITSHTVDTRLYIPIAENTYIQPRFRFYQQGAADFYQPYLMQQDLLPEYVSADYRIGEMTATTLGIKLGIKLSHANTNTGYANELAFRLEYYQQTPTNPGFNQPGVLAIQNIFPKVEAILAQVSYSF, encoded by the coding sequence ATGTTAACCTTAGCCACCACAGCATTATTAGGTGGTGTTACTAACGAAGCTGAAGCTACAGAGTCTAAGTTGTTAGAGGATTGGCAGTTTGACAGTGCTTTTCTCTATTATAGTGAAGCCGATAGAGTTACTGCAGCAGAGCTTATTATCAGCGGCACAAAAGTATTTAAAAATGATGAAGTACTCAATCTAAAAGCAACTATAGATACCTTATCTGGAGCTTCTGCTAATGGTGCGGTAGCACAGCCTGATATCCAAACCTTTACTCGACCGTCTGGGCAAGGGCAATACAGTATTCAAGCTAATAATACGCCGCTAGATGATACCTTTAAAGATACTCGCGTTCAGCTTAATGCCCAATGGACACAGCCTATTGCACAAGATTATACCTACAGTATTGGCGGACACTTATCTAAAGAGTTCGATTACCTTTCTCTTGGTTTTAATAACAGTCTTGCCATTGATTTCAATAAAAAAAATACTACCTTAGCCTTAGGCTTTAGTTACTTTTATGATGTTTGGAGCCCCATTGGCGGTTTGCCTAAACCCTTGGCTTCAATGTTAATTGGTGATTCTGATGATCCTCAGTGGGATGAAGAGTTTGCTAAAACCAGAATGGGCAGTAGTGATAGTAAAACAACCGCTGATTTCTTGCTGGGCTTTACGCAAATCATTAATCGCAGGATGTTGGTGCAATTTAATTATTCACTGTCTCATGTTGACGGCTATTTAACCGATCCATTTAAGATAGTAAGCCAAGTCAATACCGAGGGGTATGTTCAAGATTATCGTTATGAACATAGGCCCGATAAACGGGTAAAGCAAACAGTTTATGGGCAGACTAAGTATCACTTTGATAGTGCCATTGTTGATTTTTCCTACCGATATTTATGGGATGATTGGCAAATAACGTCACACACGGTCGATACACGTTTATATATACCTATCGCAGAAAACACCTATATTCAGCCGCGTTTTCGCTTTTACCAACAAGGGGCTGCCGATTTTTATCAGCCTTATCTGATGCAGCAAGACTTATTACCTGAATATGTTAGTGCTGATTATCGTATTGGTGAAATGACCGCAACCACATTGGGGATAAAGCTTGGCATAAAGCTAAGTCATGCCAATACCAACACAGGTTATGCCAATGAATTAGCTTTTCGCTTAGAGTACTACCAACAAACACCAACAAATCCTGGTTTTAATCAGCCTGGTGTTTTAGCAATACAAAATATATTCCCTAAAGTTGAGGCCATTCTTGCGCAAGTCAGTTACTCATTTTAA
- a CDS encoding DUF4266 domain-containing protein, whose amino-acid sequence MSACSNLGVEPWQRELLAEKEMSINASPLDSSLDDHIYFSKEASSGGKSFSGGGCGCN is encoded by the coding sequence GTGTCAGCTTGTTCAAATTTGGGCGTTGAGCCGTGGCAGCGTGAGTTGTTGGCTGAAAAAGAAATGTCGATAAATGCTTCACCGTTAGATTCATCACTTGATGATCATATCTACTTTAGTAAAGAAGCTTCCAGCGGAGGCAAAAGCTTTTCTGGCGGCGGTTGCGGGTGTAATTAA
- the asnB gene encoding asparagine synthase B produces the protein MCSIFGILDIKTSADALRPKALECSRLLRHRGPDWSGIYNNDNAILVHERLSIVDTEHGAQPLYNDDKSHVLAVNGEIYNHKALAKDLTVDYSFKTGSDCEVILPLYEEFGVEFVDKLQGMFAFCLYNANDNSYLIARDHIGIIPLYTGYDSEGNFYVASEMKALMPICKTVSEFPPGHILDSKVGKVEKYYKRNWQKYAAIKDNHTSKDKLREALEDSVKSHLMTDVPYGVLLSGGLDSSLVSAITQKFAARRIEDNDLAEAWWPKVHSFACGLEGSPDLVAAQTVADSIGTIHHSVIFTEQEGIDALKEVIYHLETYDVTTIRASTPMYLMARKIKAMGIKMVLSGEGADEIFGGYLYFHKAPNAQEFHEELNRKLEKLHMFDCLRANKSMSAWGIEARVPFLDKNFMDVAMRINPEDKMCGNGKMEKAVLRSAFEGYLPKEILWRQKEQFSDGVGYSWIDGLKEHVESQVTDQQLESAAFRFPINTPDTKEAYFYRCIFEEHFPLESAAECVPGGKSVACSTPEALAWDESFKDNADPSGRAVLSVHNESY, from the coding sequence ATGTGTTCGATCTTTGGTATATTAGACATAAAAACTAGTGCTGATGCACTTCGCCCTAAAGCTTTAGAATGCTCTCGCTTATTACGCCACCGTGGTCCAGACTGGTCTGGCATTTATAACAACGACAATGCAATTTTAGTACATGAACGCTTATCTATTGTTGACACTGAACATGGCGCTCAACCGCTATACAATGACGACAAAAGCCATGTGCTCGCTGTTAATGGTGAAATATATAACCACAAAGCATTAGCAAAAGACCTAACGGTTGACTATAGCTTTAAAACCGGCTCAGACTGTGAAGTTATTTTACCCTTATACGAAGAATTTGGTGTAGAGTTTGTTGATAAACTTCAAGGCATGTTTGCTTTTTGTTTATACAATGCCAATGATAACAGCTATTTAATTGCCCGTGATCATATAGGTATTATCCCACTCTATACAGGTTATGACAGCGAAGGTAACTTTTACGTTGCTTCAGAAATGAAAGCACTTATGCCTATCTGTAAAACCGTATCTGAATTCCCTCCTGGGCATATTTTAGATAGCAAAGTTGGCAAAGTAGAAAAATACTACAAGCGTAACTGGCAAAAATACGCAGCTATTAAAGATAATCACACCAGCAAAGATAAATTACGTGAAGCATTAGAAGACTCTGTGAAAAGTCATTTAATGACTGATGTGCCTTACGGGGTATTACTTTCTGGTGGTTTAGACTCATCATTAGTGTCAGCGATAACGCAAAAATTTGCCGCACGTCGTATTGAAGATAATGATTTAGCCGAAGCATGGTGGCCAAAAGTTCACTCTTTTGCCTGTGGCTTAGAAGGCTCACCTGATTTAGTGGCAGCACAAACCGTAGCAGATAGCATAGGAACAATTCACCATAGCGTGATATTCACTGAGCAAGAAGGTATTGATGCCCTGAAAGAAGTGATTTATCACCTTGAAACCTATGATGTGACTACCATTCGCGCATCGACACCTATGTACTTGATGGCACGTAAAATCAAAGCCATGGGTATCAAAATGGTGCTCTCAGGTGAAGGTGCAGATGAAATCTTCGGTGGTTACTTATACTTCCATAAAGCACCAAACGCACAAGAATTTCATGAAGAGCTTAACCGTAAGCTTGAGAAACTACATATGTTTGACTGCTTACGTGCCAACAAATCTATGTCGGCTTGGGGTATTGAAGCACGCGTACCGTTTCTTGATAAGAACTTTATGGATGTTGCTATGCGCATTAATCCAGAAGATAAAATGTGTGGTAACGGTAAAATGGAGAAAGCGGTTTTACGCTCAGCTTTTGAAGGCTACTTACCTAAAGAAATTTTATGGCGTCAAAAAGAGCAGTTTTCAGACGGTGTTGGCTACTCATGGATTGACGGTCTAAAAGAGCATGTAGAATCTCAAGTAACTGATCAGCAACTTGAATCTGCCGCATTTAGGTTCCCGATCAATACACCAGATACCAAAGAGGCATACTTTTATCGCTGCATATTCGAAGAGCACTTCCCGCTTGAGTCTGCTGCTGAATGTGTACCGGGTGGTAAATCAGTTGCCTGTAGTACACCTGAAGCACTTGCTTGGGACGAAAGCTTTAAAGACAATGCCGACCCATCAGGTCGTGCCGTGTTAAGTGTACATAATGAAAGCTATTAA
- the pyrD gene encoding quinone-dependent dihydroorotate dehydrogenase codes for MFYSAIRKVFFQFDPENIHELTIKSLKKTGASPLNRLYKQKVQDKPVTVMGIKFPNPVGLAAGLDKNGECIDAFAAMGFGFVEVGTVTPKPQPGNDKPRIFRIPQANAVINRMGFNNKGVDYLVDQVRSAKYKGVLGINIGKNKSTPEENAKDDYVHCMRKVYDFATYITVNISSPNTPGLRSLQYGEALDELLSALKAEQKQLAEQYGKYVPVAVKIAPDLTQEEVESIAQSLIANDIDGVIATNTTLSREGVEGLEHGDEQGGLSGEPVKEKSTQVIKMLAKALDNKLPIIGVGGIASSDDANEKLAAGASLVQVYTGFIYQGPELVKDIVAGL; via the coding sequence ATGTTTTATTCAGCGATACGAAAAGTTTTTTTTCAGTTTGACCCAGAAAATATTCATGAACTCACCATCAAGAGTTTGAAAAAAACAGGCGCTTCACCGCTTAATCGCTTGTATAAGCAGAAAGTACAAGATAAACCCGTTACTGTGATGGGAATTAAATTCCCAAATCCAGTTGGTTTAGCGGCAGGTTTAGACAAAAACGGTGAATGTATAGATGCCTTTGCTGCTATGGGCTTTGGCTTTGTCGAGGTGGGTACGGTAACGCCTAAGCCTCAACCGGGTAACGATAAGCCAAGAATTTTTAGAATTCCACAGGCCAATGCAGTAATTAATCGCATGGGCTTTAATAATAAAGGCGTTGATTACTTAGTTGACCAAGTACGTAGTGCTAAATATAAAGGTGTACTTGGCATTAACATAGGTAAAAATAAATCAACGCCAGAAGAAAATGCTAAAGATGATTATGTTCATTGTATGCGCAAGGTGTATGATTTTGCTACTTATATTACGGTAAACATTTCATCACCTAATACGCCAGGTTTACGTTCTTTACAATACGGTGAAGCGTTAGACGAGTTATTATCAGCTTTAAAAGCAGAGCAGAAACAGTTAGCTGAGCAATATGGCAAGTACGTGCCTGTGGCGGTAAAAATTGCGCCAGATTTAACACAAGAAGAAGTTGAATCAATTGCACAGTCTTTAATTGCTAATGACATTGATGGTGTGATTGCCACCAATACGACACTTTCAAGAGAAGGTGTTGAAGGATTAGAACATGGCGATGAACAGGGCGGTTTAAGTGGCGAGCCTGTAAAAGAGAAAAGTACTCAAGTCATTAAAATGTTAGCCAAAGCATTAGATAATAAGCTACCAATTATTGGCGTTGGCGGTATTGCCTCAAGTGATGACGCCAATGAAAAATTAGCAGCAGGTGCAAGTTTAGTACAAGTTTATACTGGCTTTATTTATCAAGGTCCAGAGCTTGTAAAAGACATTGTTGCTGGTTTATAA